The Anopheles cruzii unplaced genomic scaffold, idAnoCruzAS_RS32_06 scaffold01675_ctg1, whole genome shotgun sequence genome includes a region encoding these proteins:
- the LOC128276590 gene encoding RNA-binding protein Raly-like translates to MTLILVLLFLKNICVFLNKLVLRCYNSFLIHPHHHPDGGKHGHGWGGGGGGWGGSGPGSGSAGHSSGGHGTGLGVRPRRNRRNRAEQLLMVSREQQPGAQGVGEGTGVRPQHYSHHYY, encoded by the coding sequence ATGACGTTgatactggtgctgctgtttctgAAGAACATTTGCGTGTTCCTGAACAAGCTAGTGCTGCGCTGTTACAACTCGTTCCTGATTCACCCGCATCACCACCCGGACGGTGGcaagcacggccacggctggggaggcggcggaggcggctgGGGAGGTAGCGGTCCCGGAAGCGGTAGCGCCGGGCACAGCAGCGGGGGACACGGTACCGGGCTCGGTGTACGGCCGCGCCGCAACCGTCGGAACCGGGCCGAGCAGCTACTGATGGTGAGCCGCGAACAGCAGCCAGGAGCGCAGGGTGTCGGTGAAGGGACAGGTGTCCGGCCCCAGCACTACAGTCACCACTACTACTGA